Proteins encoded within one genomic window of uncultured Draconibacterium sp.:
- the lpxA gene encoding acyl-ACP--UDP-N-acetylglucosamine O-acyltransferase encodes MESTEFNSIYRDFTAETLNNFNVCILDGARIGNNCHIHSGVVLAGVPQDLKYKGEYTTLEIGNWNIIRESVTINKGTVARQVTKIGNNNLIMANAHIGHDCKIGNNCIIGFGVGVAGEVIVEDFVNISGLTGIHQFSRIGEHCMVAGLSKVGKDIPPYIVAAREPLSYAGINVVGLTRKGFEQTKLKELKAVYRIIFQEKRNISYAVNFIESNFKQTIERDKILEFITRSKRGIIKGYFE; translated from the coding sequence TTGGAAAGCACTGAATTTAATAGCATTTACCGTGATTTTACTGCGGAAACTTTAAACAACTTCAATGTCTGTATTTTAGATGGAGCAAGAATTGGCAATAATTGTCATATTCATTCAGGAGTGGTTTTGGCAGGTGTGCCACAAGATTTGAAATATAAAGGAGAATACACCACTTTAGAAATTGGCAATTGGAACATTATAAGAGAATCCGTAACTATAAACAAGGGAACAGTTGCCCGGCAGGTTACTAAAATCGGAAACAATAATCTTATCATGGCGAATGCTCATATTGGTCATGATTGTAAAATTGGTAACAATTGTATTATTGGATTCGGAGTTGGAGTGGCTGGTGAAGTTATAGTTGAAGATTTTGTAAACATCAGCGGTTTAACAGGAATTCACCAGTTTTCACGAATTGGAGAGCATTGTATGGTTGCAGGCTTAAGTAAGGTTGGTAAAGATATACCTCCTTATATTGTTGCAGCCAGGGAACCACTTTCTTACGCAGGAATTAATGTTGTTGGCTTAACGCGAAAAGGTTTTGAACAAACAAAACTTAAGGAGTTGAAGGCGGTTTACAGAATCATTTTTCAGGAAAAAAGAAATATTTCTTATGCCGTTAATTTTATCGAAAGTAACTTTAAACAAACCATTGAAAGAGACAAAATCTTAGAATTTATTACTCGCTCTAAAAGAGGAATAATAAAAGGGTATTTCGAATAA
- a CDS encoding cyclic nucleotide-binding domain-containing protein: protein MVELINFIKRYQELDELTEKAILDSFVFEKVKRNEFILEKGKVCSKISFIKSGLVRRFYVNEGEESTIWLYHDNHWISSMSSYFNQKPSFEYFQACEDTTLFSLSYDKEQELLKLPLFCDFHVKFLRSSLAAFDEFHFAFETMSASKKYSYLIDRFPLIIQRAKQMHIASLLNVSQETLSRIRASIN, encoded by the coding sequence ATGGTTGAGCTAATTAATTTTATTAAAAGATATCAGGAATTAGATGAATTAACTGAAAAAGCTATTCTTGATAGTTTTGTTTTTGAAAAAGTGAAAAGGAATGAATTCATTCTTGAAAAAGGGAAAGTTTGTTCCAAAATTAGTTTTATAAAAAGCGGTTTAGTCAGGAGATTTTATGTGAACGAAGGAGAAGAATCGACGATTTGGTTGTATCATGATAATCATTGGATTTCTTCAATGTCAAGTTATTTTAATCAGAAACCTTCTTTTGAATATTTTCAGGCCTGTGAAGATACAACGCTGTTTTCTTTATCGTACGATAAGGAGCAGGAATTACTAAAGTTGCCCTTGTTTTGCGATTTTCATGTAAAATTTCTACGTTCATCATTAGCTGCTTTTGATGAATTTCATTTTGCTTTTGAAACGATGTCTGCCAGTAAAAAATACTCGTATTTAATAGATCGGTTTCCGTTAATAATTCAAAGAGCAAAACAAATGCATATTGCATCACTTTTAAATGTAAGCCAGGAAACCTTAAGCCGAATCAGAGCTTCAATTAATTGA
- a CDS encoding IS5 family transposase has protein sequence MCPYLKFGNSKNNAKVRDYQVLEAILYRLKTGCQWRQLPMKQFFRCKYNWQSVYFHYQKWCKDGSWDEMWQNILNKYKHLLDLSSIQLDGTHTPTKRGGEAVAYQGRKKAKTSNMLILTDSQGIPLTCSDPIDGNHNDAYNLVPTAKKMIAVLENSGIHTDGLFLNADSGFDTGEFRRYCSETKIIGNIDQNKRNGINREYLFDDLLYKCRFVVERTNAWLDAFKAILVRFETNAIHWKALNLIAFTVILLRKL, from the coding sequence ATTTGTCCCTACTTAAAATTTGGGAATTCAAAGAATAATGCAAAAGTAAGAGATTATCAGGTGCTTGAAGCAATACTATATCGATTAAAAACAGGGTGTCAATGGAGGCAATTACCTATGAAACAATTCTTCCGTTGCAAATACAACTGGCAAAGTGTGTATTTCCACTATCAAAAATGGTGCAAGGACGGAAGCTGGGATGAGATGTGGCAAAACATCCTGAACAAATACAAACACTTGCTGGACTTGTCAAGTATCCAGCTCGATGGTACACATACTCCAACTAAACGTGGAGGAGAAGCAGTTGCCTATCAGGGGAGGAAAAAAGCAAAAACAAGTAATATGCTGATTTTAACGGACAGCCAAGGCATCCCTCTAACTTGTAGCGACCCTATTGACGGGAACCACAATGATGCATACAACCTGGTTCCAACGGCAAAGAAAATGATTGCCGTTCTGGAAAACTCAGGGATACACACCGATGGATTGTTCTTAAATGCTGACTCTGGCTTCGATACAGGAGAGTTCCGCCGTTATTGTTCGGAAACAAAAATTATTGGCAATATTGATCAAAACAAACGCAATGGGATAAATCGTGAATACTTATTCGACGACTTACTGTATAAATGCAGATTTGTTGTGGAACGCACTAACGCATGGCTTGATGCATTTAAAGCAATCTTAGTACGGTTTGAAACAAATGCTATACATTGGAAAGCACTGAATTTAATAGCATTTACCGTGATTTTACTGCGGAAACTTTAA
- a CDS encoding nucleotidyltransferase family protein, with protein MQAMIFAAGLGTRLKDETADKPKALVDVGGKPLLQRTIEKLSVEGATRIVVNVHHFAPQIIDFINSKNWGIPVLISDESDKLLETGGGLKFASHLFSPDEPILIYNVDILSNINLQDLFALHAKTNAIGTLVVRQRETQRYFKFDSEHNLVGWINKKTGETKISRPENFEEATEMAFSGIHIVEPPVFDYMPNQDRFSIVQVYLELAKTRNIKGYFDTSELWMDVGKPAQLEEARRLFE; from the coding sequence ATGCAAGCAATGATTTTCGCCGCCGGTTTGGGCACCCGTTTAAAAGACGAAACGGCAGATAAACCAAAAGCTTTGGTTGATGTTGGCGGGAAACCGTTGCTACAGCGCACCATTGAAAAACTGAGTGTTGAAGGAGCCACAAGAATAGTGGTTAACGTTCATCATTTTGCTCCACAAATAATCGATTTTATAAATAGTAAAAACTGGGGCATTCCTGTTCTTATCTCCGACGAAAGCGACAAACTATTGGAAACAGGCGGCGGATTAAAATTTGCATCACACCTTTTTTCGCCCGACGAGCCGATACTTATTTATAATGTAGATATTCTGAGCAATATCAACCTTCAGGATTTATTTGCGCTGCATGCAAAAACGAATGCTATTGGTACATTAGTTGTTCGTCAGCGCGAAACTCAGCGTTACTTTAAATTCGATTCAGAGCACAACCTGGTTGGTTGGATCAATAAAAAAACGGGCGAAACAAAAATATCGCGGCCTGAAAATTTCGAGGAAGCCACAGAAATGGCTTTTAGCGGAATTCATATTGTAGAGCCACCGGTTTTTGATTACATGCCCAACCAAGATCGTTTTTCAATCGTGCAGGTTTACCTCGAACTGGCGAAAACAAGAAATATAAAAGGCTATTTCGACACTTCTGAATTGTGGATGGATGTAGGGAAGCCGGCGCAATTGGAGGAAGCTCGCAGACTTTTTGAATAA
- a CDS encoding HAD family hydrolase — protein sequence MKNIKLVATDLDGTFLKNDRTVSQANIDALHKLGEKQIVRVAATGRNLQKVKDVLQPDLPFDYVVFSSGAGVYNWQKKQLIANQNIKVSSAQKLLSHFISQDVNFHAFYPVPDNHKHYYYRGKDDCEEFERYFKFNVAHAEPLKPDDLPKGELCQFLIIIKEDEERFNRLKKEIEALCPEIRVIRASSPITPGYIWIEVFHHSVSKGNGVNEICKRLGISKDETMGLGNDYNDFDLLEFTMHSFLTDNSPHEIKDKYPIIPSNENDAFAYSVQSLFT from the coding sequence ATGAAGAATATAAAACTTGTTGCAACTGATTTGGATGGTACTTTCCTGAAAAACGACCGTACCGTTAGTCAGGCAAATATCGATGCTTTGCACAAATTGGGCGAGAAACAGATCGTTCGGGTTGCAGCAACGGGTCGTAATTTACAGAAAGTAAAAGACGTTCTGCAGCCCGATCTGCCGTTCGATTATGTGGTGTTTTCGTCGGGTGCCGGAGTTTACAATTGGCAAAAGAAGCAATTGATCGCCAACCAGAATATAAAAGTTTCATCGGCACAAAAACTGCTTTCGCACTTTATTAGTCAAGATGTAAACTTTCATGCTTTTTACCCGGTTCCCGATAATCACAAGCACTATTACTACCGTGGAAAGGACGATTGCGAAGAGTTTGAACGCTACTTTAAATTTAATGTAGCGCATGCCGAGCCTTTAAAACCCGATGATTTGCCAAAAGGAGAATTGTGTCAGTTCCTGATTATTATAAAAGAAGACGAAGAGCGGTTTAATCGCCTGAAAAAGGAGATTGAAGCGTTGTGTCCTGAGATCCGCGTTATCCGTGCATCATCGCCAATTACGCCGGGATATATCTGGATAGAGGTTTTTCATCACTCCGTATCGAAAGGAAACGGTGTGAACGAAATTTGTAAACGCCTGGGAATATCGAAAGATGAAACAATGGGGCTGGGAAATGATTACAACGATTTTGATTTGCTGGAATTTACCATGCACTCGTTTTTAACTGACAACTCACCACACGAAATAAAAGATAAATATCCGATTATCCCGAGCAATGAAAACGATGCCTTTGCTTATTCTGTTCAGTCGTTATTTACTTAA